A genomic window from Flavobacterium phycosphaerae includes:
- a CDS encoding sulfite exporter TauE/SafE family protein has translation METYIIILLCVAAFFAGFVDAIVGGGGLIQTPVALILLPNYAVASIIGSLKIPAFSGTSFAAYQYLKKVQMNWKLLAVMAVVAFSAAFLGSNLLTLVHNDFMKPLLLIVLSLIAIYTFTKKDFGAHQAKEHTPRTQLLLAVLMSVCLGFYDGFIGPGTGSFLVLGFVTVLGFDFLHASANAKMVNLATNFGSICLFVLKGKIIWAIALPMALCNAVGGWVGAKLAIKKGNEFIRIFFLIVIVGTLIRFGYDVFFK, from the coding sequence ATGGAAACTTACATCATCATACTGCTTTGTGTAGCCGCTTTCTTTGCCGGGTTTGTAGATGCTATCGTGGGCGGCGGTGGTTTGATACAAACCCCGGTGGCTTTGATATTGTTGCCCAATTATGCCGTGGCTTCCATCATAGGTTCTTTAAAAATTCCGGCTTTCAGCGGAACCAGTTTTGCGGCCTATCAGTATTTGAAAAAGGTACAAATGAACTGGAAATTGCTGGCGGTAATGGCAGTGGTGGCTTTTAGTGCGGCCTTCTTAGGGTCTAATTTATTAACGTTGGTGCACAACGATTTCATGAAGCCTTTACTACTCATTGTATTGAGTTTGATTGCCATTTATACGTTTACCAAAAAAGATTTCGGTGCGCATCAAGCCAAAGAACATACTCCAAGAACTCAACTGTTGCTGGCTGTCCTAATGAGCGTTTGCCTCGGGTTTTATGACGGATTCATTGGTCCCGGGACCGGTAGCTTTTTGGTCTTAGGATTTGTAACGGTTTTGGGTTTCGATTTTCTACACGCTTCTGCCAATGCCAAAATGGTAAATCTGGCGACCAATTTCGGTTCTATTTGCCTCTTTGTATTGAAAGGCAAAATCATTTGGGCTATTGCGCTCCCTATGGCTCTTTGCAATGCCGTTGGCGGTTGGGTAGGCGCCAAGCTGGCCATCAAAAAAGGAAACGAATTCATTAGAATCTTCTTTTTGATAGTGATTGTTGGTACGCTAATTCGTTTTGGCTACGATGTGTTTTTTAAATAA